From Daucus carota subsp. sativus chromosome 6, DH1 v3.0, whole genome shotgun sequence, the proteins below share one genomic window:
- the LOC108225413 gene encoding protein SAWADEE HOMEODOMAIN HOMOLOG 1 isoform X1: MEPDSDAPEFTLAEVLEMESLYKEKGEETFSEKCCEELATKFSFSAHRIGKESIECKQVKSWFYEKHHRTAPKDTQHTSFEEFVSSLRNKASGISSPATSGPVVPLDSPVLTDTMRPSDKSKAERVAELTDLRYEALSAKDGAWFDVASFLNYRVLYSGEIEVRVRFSGFNHDEDEWVNMKRAVRERSIPLEPSECHKIKVGDLVLCYRANADHALYSDAHVLDIERNIHDAESCSCMFLVKFDYDETEAKVDVNQVCCRPT; encoded by the exons ATGGAGCCTGATAGTGATGCTCCTGAGTTCACTCTAGCTGAG GTACTGGAAATGGAAAGCTTGTACAAGGAAAAAGGTGAAGAAACATTTAGTGAGAAATGTTGTGAAGAACTTGCTACCAAATTCAG TTTCTCAGCTCATCGTATTGGAAAGGAATCCATAGAGTGTAAACAG GTTAAAAGCTGGTTTTACGAGAAACATCATAGAACGGCCCCAAAAGACACTCAACATACTTCCTTTGAAGAGTTTGTGTCTTCTTTAAGAAACAAAGCCTCTGGAATCTCTTCACCTGCTACTTCTGGACCAGTTGTTCCTTTAGATTCACCAGTACTAACTGATACTATGAGACCTTCTGACAAGTCCAAAG CTGAAAGGGTGGCCGAACTTACAGATTTGCGATATGAAGCCCTGTCTGCAAAAGACGGTGCTTG GTTTGACGTGGCCTCATTCCTCAACTATAGAGTTCTTTATTCAGGCGAGATT GAAGTTCGTGTTAGATTTTCTGGCTTTAATCATGATGAAGATGAATGGGTAAATATGAAAAGAGCAGTACGTGAGCGTTCAATTCCTTTGGAGCCTTCTGAATGTCACAAAATTAAAGTTGGAGACCTTGTCCTATGCTACAGG GCAAATGCTGATCATGCATTATACAGTGATGCACACGTCTTGGACATTGAAAGAAATATACATGATGCAGAGTCCTGCAGTTGCATGTTCTTGGTCAAatttgactatgatgaaactgAG GCAAAGGTGGATGTGAATCAGGTTTGTTGCAGGCCAACTTAG
- the LOC108225413 gene encoding protein SAWADEE HOMEODOMAIN HOMOLOG 1 isoform X2 has protein sequence MESLYKEKGEETFSEKCCEELATKFSFSAHRIGKESIECKQVKSWFYEKHHRTAPKDTQHTSFEEFVSSLRNKASGISSPATSGPVVPLDSPVLTDTMRPSDKSKAERVAELTDLRYEALSAKDGAWFDVASFLNYRVLYSGEIEVRVRFSGFNHDEDEWVNMKRAVRERSIPLEPSECHKIKVGDLVLCYRANADHALYSDAHVLDIERNIHDAESCSCMFLVKFDYDETEAKVDVNQVCCRPT, from the exons ATGGAAAGCTTGTACAAGGAAAAAGGTGAAGAAACATTTAGTGAGAAATGTTGTGAAGAACTTGCTACCAAATTCAG TTTCTCAGCTCATCGTATTGGAAAGGAATCCATAGAGTGTAAACAG GTTAAAAGCTGGTTTTACGAGAAACATCATAGAACGGCCCCAAAAGACACTCAACATACTTCCTTTGAAGAGTTTGTGTCTTCTTTAAGAAACAAAGCCTCTGGAATCTCTTCACCTGCTACTTCTGGACCAGTTGTTCCTTTAGATTCACCAGTACTAACTGATACTATGAGACCTTCTGACAAGTCCAAAG CTGAAAGGGTGGCCGAACTTACAGATTTGCGATATGAAGCCCTGTCTGCAAAAGACGGTGCTTG GTTTGACGTGGCCTCATTCCTCAACTATAGAGTTCTTTATTCAGGCGAGATT GAAGTTCGTGTTAGATTTTCTGGCTTTAATCATGATGAAGATGAATGGGTAAATATGAAAAGAGCAGTACGTGAGCGTTCAATTCCTTTGGAGCCTTCTGAATGTCACAAAATTAAAGTTGGAGACCTTGTCCTATGCTACAGG GCAAATGCTGATCATGCATTATACAGTGATGCACACGTCTTGGACATTGAAAGAAATATACATGATGCAGAGTCCTGCAGTTGCATGTTCTTGGTCAAatttgactatgatgaaactgAG GCAAAGGTGGATGTGAATCAGGTTTGTTGCAGGCCAACTTAG